One segment of Odontesthes bonariensis isolate fOdoBon6 chromosome 1, fOdoBon6.hap1, whole genome shotgun sequence DNA contains the following:
- the LOC142398333 gene encoding uncharacterized protein LOC142398333 isoform X1 produces MDLKDGVVNGAVLIVHQIHEGKHHYDVENVVKYSKGSEKKKFFRRGDKLMEINGVDLQDLTPEELAQMLSKGNPMLTVHKAVKKRGEAEQSPAEEDTLQPVSKESTVLSFSWVMMREEESIVGPEGAEEATSDLEEDVCQDKNEENGEGGDLLVIQMMKTSISVVSGRGCDTGSPCQGCHSTGCTLNDVIVVAESSTVTVVPRGSIIFRQEKLSKVLIEHVPSHHYLRGICSQKTPYSSPNPERITIYYYKSNRMDMSFKGMPVVLNLTDSNCFLRCCKEGDKVFLQVETCEKQRLKQISKNDDNTLAYVFYMKADRTKQRRFESALHSGWFICIVNPDLVEMEKLDGGREDPSFLFVIQK; encoded by the exons ATGGACCTGAAG GATGGTGTTGTTAATGGAGCCGTGCTGATTGTACACCAGATCCATGAGGGGAAGCATCACTACGATGTGGAAAATGTGGTGAAGTACAGTAagggaagtgaaaaaaaaaagtttttcag aaGAGGAGACAAGCTGATGGAGATAAATGGTGTTGACCTGCAGGATCTCACACCTGAGGAGTTGGCCCAAATGCTTTCTAAGGGGAATCCAATGCTG acaGTGCACAAGGCGGTCAAGAAGAGGGGAGAAGCTGAGCAGTCTCCCGCAGAAGAGGACACTTTACAACCCGTCTCCAAGGAGTCAACAGTTCTGAGTTTTTCCTGGGTGATGATGAGGGAGGAAGAAAGTATAGTTGGGCCAGAGGGAGCGGAAGAGGCCACATCAGATCTAGAGGAGGATGTTTGCCAAGATAAAAATGAGGAGAATGGAGAGGGGGGAGACCTGCTTGTTATTCAGATGATGAAAACCAGCATCTCTGTGGTGAGTGGCAGGGGCTGCGATACCGGAAGCCCATGCCAGGGATGTCATAGCACAGGATGTACCCTCAACGACGTCATTGTGGTGGCAGAATCCAGCACAGTGACAGTTG TTCCAAGAGGAAGTATCATTTTCAGACAGGAAAAGCTCTCGAAAGTCTTAATTGAACATGTACCGTCTCACCACTACCTAAGAGGTATCTGCTCACAGAAGACTCCGTATTCTTCACCAAATCCAG AGAGAATCACCATCTACTACTACAAGTCAAATAGGATGGACATGTCTTTCAAAGGAATGCCAGTGGTGCTAAACCTTACTGACTCCAACTGCTTTCTCAGGTGCTGCAAGGAAGGAGATAAGGTGTTCTTACAGGTGGAG ACATGCGAAAAGCAGAGGCTGAAGCAGATCTCCAAGAATGATGACAACACCCTCGCTTATGTCTTCTACATGAAGGCTGACCGGACAAAACAGCGGAGGTTTGAATCGGCGCTCCATTCCGGATGGTTCATTTGTATAGTCAACCCAGACTTAGTGGAAATGGAAAAGCTGGATGGAGGTCGAGAAGACCCATCGTTCCTCTTCGTCATTCAGAAGTGA
- the LOC142398333 gene encoding uncharacterized protein LOC142398333 isoform X2, which translates to MDLKDGVVNGAVLIVHQIHEGKHHYDVENVVKYSKGSEKKKFFRGDKLMEINGVDLQDLTPEELAQMLSKGNPMLTVHKAVKKRGEAEQSPAEEDTLQPVSKESTVLSFSWVMMREEESIVGPEGAEEATSDLEEDVCQDKNEENGEGGDLLVIQMMKTSISVVSGRGCDTGSPCQGCHSTGCTLNDVIVVAESSTVTVVPRGSIIFRQEKLSKVLIEHVPSHHYLRGICSQKTPYSSPNPERITIYYYKSNRMDMSFKGMPVVLNLTDSNCFLRCCKEGDKVFLQVETCEKQRLKQISKNDDNTLAYVFYMKADRTKQRRFESALHSGWFICIVNPDLVEMEKLDGGREDPSFLFVIQK; encoded by the exons ATGGACCTGAAG GATGGTGTTGTTAATGGAGCCGTGCTGATTGTACACCAGATCCATGAGGGGAAGCATCACTACGATGTGGAAAATGTGGTGAAGTACAGTAagggaagtgaaaaaaaaaagtttttcag AGGAGACAAGCTGATGGAGATAAATGGTGTTGACCTGCAGGATCTCACACCTGAGGAGTTGGCCCAAATGCTTTCTAAGGGGAATCCAATGCTG acaGTGCACAAGGCGGTCAAGAAGAGGGGAGAAGCTGAGCAGTCTCCCGCAGAAGAGGACACTTTACAACCCGTCTCCAAGGAGTCAACAGTTCTGAGTTTTTCCTGGGTGATGATGAGGGAGGAAGAAAGTATAGTTGGGCCAGAGGGAGCGGAAGAGGCCACATCAGATCTAGAGGAGGATGTTTGCCAAGATAAAAATGAGGAGAATGGAGAGGGGGGAGACCTGCTTGTTATTCAGATGATGAAAACCAGCATCTCTGTGGTGAGTGGCAGGGGCTGCGATACCGGAAGCCCATGCCAGGGATGTCATAGCACAGGATGTACCCTCAACGACGTCATTGTGGTGGCAGAATCCAGCACAGTGACAGTTG TTCCAAGAGGAAGTATCATTTTCAGACAGGAAAAGCTCTCGAAAGTCTTAATTGAACATGTACCGTCTCACCACTACCTAAGAGGTATCTGCTCACAGAAGACTCCGTATTCTTCACCAAATCCAG AGAGAATCACCATCTACTACTACAAGTCAAATAGGATGGACATGTCTTTCAAAGGAATGCCAGTGGTGCTAAACCTTACTGACTCCAACTGCTTTCTCAGGTGCTGCAAGGAAGGAGATAAGGTGTTCTTACAGGTGGAG ACATGCGAAAAGCAGAGGCTGAAGCAGATCTCCAAGAATGATGACAACACCCTCGCTTATGTCTTCTACATGAAGGCTGACCGGACAAAACAGCGGAGGTTTGAATCGGCGCTCCATTCCGGATGGTTCATTTGTATAGTCAACCCAGACTTAGTGGAAATGGAAAAGCTGGATGGAGGTCGAGAAGACCCATCGTTCCTCTTCGTCATTCAGAAGTGA